One genomic segment of Anguilla anguilla isolate fAngAng1 chromosome 2, fAngAng1.pri, whole genome shotgun sequence includes these proteins:
- the LOC118220446 gene encoding uncharacterized protein LOC118220446 isoform X15 — MAKDFTPDLLTFKWNRKGGAALADTDFLQYPSVQSGEVFTAVSHAVVKAADWNQKQAYECSAEYDGKSTTVEIKMPEAEPPIIPKMSLFLEMRSDSAKAKTVTLVCSLTGFYPKEITVEWEEDTIPIQDSKTVRQTKDDDKTFSQTNQLDIDNEKWLSGSEYTCKVTHKSNSEKLSTSICSTHPTSPPSLQLESAERNDGFTVTCKVFTAYKSKVRWISDGSTTEDSKEYEELKDSENRLQGFQHHLPLTKDKWKSVKSLTCEVQHKCFGTVRGTINITALKPTFPSMIKLYRQLGSDPAEANKVTLVCSLTGFYPKEITVEWEEDKIPIQGSKNARIMVNDDKTFSQTNQLNVDNEKWLSGSEYTCKVTHKSNSKKLSTSICSTHPTSPPSLQLESAERNDGFTVTCKVFTAYKSKVRWISDGSTTEDSKEYEELKDSENRLQGFQHHLPLTKDKWKSVKSLTCEVQHKCFGTVRGTINITALKPTFPSMIKLYRQLRSDPAEANKVTLVCSLTGFYPKEITVEWEEDKIPIQGSKNARIMVNDDKTFSQTNQLNVDNEKWLSGSEYTCKVTHKSNSKKLSTSICSTHPTSPPSLQLESAERNDGFTVTCKVFTAYKSKVRWISDGSTTEDSKEYEELKDSENRLQGFQHHLPLTKDKWKSVKSLTCEVQHKCFGTVRGTINITGETSVELYLQQGPQRPGRKVQKGLCLVSGFNPQVRWQLESVEKPAAASRTVTAKNGRTVVASEIEVLQQEWIKGVLLTCVVEDQALVKPISKNVSICTLTPPSSQTAELFLTGPPLRDTRKQKGLPFVCLLVGFDTSYFTITWKVNGMRPLEGDKREPPSRNDNGTETVRSTLDAKRSDWRAGSRITCEARHLCSDKPLERHLVKAKDTRPPTVKVLAPSDSELVESSNASLLCVASDLSPSQADVHWELNGERLPASRYSSSPPLQVVGSNNYVMHSWLLVPGSERAKGGYSCVVTHDSSETPVNHTISDVFASVTRTPPHAVLLWLDGGLICLVHGFSPAAINVTWVLNSREELLEYNTSDVSRGADGKFTIWSYLRVSWQPGARYTCTVAHVTKNLSITRSQPDIGAENEYFNENTQEPPSADSPEELWNTVYAFLGMFIIALFYSITVTLALMK, encoded by the exons CTGAACCGCCAATTATTCCCAAAATGTCACTGTTCCTCGAGATGAGGAGTGACTCAGCAAAAGCCAAAACAGTCACTTTGGTCTGCTCACTGACCGGCTTTTACCCAAAAGAAATCACAGTAGAATGGGAAGAGGACACAATACCTATTCAAGACTCTAAAACAGTGAGACAAACGAAGGACGATGATAAAACGTTCAGCCAAACCAACCAGCTGGACATTGACAATGAAAAATGGCTTTCTGGCTCAGAGTATACTTGCAAAGTTACCCATAAATCAAACTCAGAAAAACTCTCCACCAGCATTTGCTCAA ctcaTCCCACTTCTCCACCATCTCTGCAATTGGAGAGTGCTGAAAGAAATGATGGTTTCACAGTCACCTGTAAAGTGTTTACCGCCTACAAAAGCAAAGTTCGTTGGATCAGTGATGGAAGTACGACAGAAGATTCAAAAGAATATGAAGAACTGAAGGACTCCGAAAACAGACTTCAGGGATTTCAACACCACTTACCTTTGACCAAGGACAAATGGAAATCTGTGAAGTCACTCACATGTGAAGTCCAACACAAATGTTTCGGCACTGTAAGGGGGACCATAAACATAACAG CTCTAAAGCCCACTTTTCCCAGTATGATAAAACTGTACCGCCAGCTCGGGAGTGACCCAGCAGAAGCCAATAAGGTCACTTTGGTCTGCTCACTGACCGGCTTTTACCCAAAAGAAATCACAGTAGAATGGGAAGAGGACAAAATACCTATTCAAGGCTCTAAAAATGCGAGGATTATGGTGAACGATGATAAAACGTTCAGCCAAACCAACCAGCTGAACGTTGACAATGAAAAATGGCTTTCTGGCTCAGAGTATACTTGCAAAGTTACccataaatcaaactcaaaaaaaCTCTCCACCAGCATTTGCTCAA ctcaTCCCACTTCTCCACCATCTCTGCAATTGGAGAGTGCTGAAAGAAATGATGGTTTCACAGTCACCTGTAAAGTGTTTACCGCCTACAAAAGCAAAGTTCGTTGGATCAGTGATGGAAGTACGACAGAAGATTCAAAAGAATATGAAGAACTGAAGGACTCCGAAAACAGACTTCAGGGATTTCAACACCACTTACCTTTGACCAAGGACAAATGGAAATCTGTGAAGTCACTCACATGTGAAGTCCAACACAAATGTTTCGGCACTGTAAGGGGGACCATAAACATAACAG CTCTAAAGCCCACTTTTCCCAGTATGATAAAACTGTACCGCCAGCTCAGGAGTGACCCAGCAGAAGCCAATAAGGTCACTTTGGTCTGCTCACTGACCGGCTTTTACCCAAAAGAAATCACAGTAGAATGGGAAGAGGACAAAATACCTATTCAAGGCTCTAAAAATGCGAGGATTATGGTGAACGATGATAAAACGTTCAGCCAAACCAACCAGCTGAACGTTGACAATGAAAAATGGCTTTCTGGCTCAGAGTATACTTGCAAAGTTACccataaatcaaactcaaaaaaaCTCTCCACCAGCATTTGCTCAA ctcaTCCCACTTCTCCACCATCTCTGCAATTGGAGAGTGCTGAAAGAAATGATGGTTTCACAGTCACCTGTAAAGTGTTTACCGCCTACAAAAGCAAAGTTCGTTGGATCAGTGATGGAAGTACGACAGAAGATTCAAAAGAATATGAAGAACTGAAGGACTCCGAAAACAGACTTCAGGGATTTCAACACCACTTACCTTTGACCAAGGACAAATGGAAATCCGTGAAGTCACTCACATGTGAAGTCCAACACAAATGTTTCGGCACTGTAAGGGGGACCATAAACATAACAG GTGAAACATCTGTCGAGCTTTACCTGCAGCAAGGCCCACAGAGACCAGGAAGGAAGGTCCAAAAAGGTCTCTGTCTGGTCTCTGGATTTAACCCTCAAGTCAGATGGCAGTTGGAATCAGTGGAAAAGccagcagcagccagcaggACTGTGACAGCAAAGAATGGACGCACCGTAGTGGCAAGTGAGATAGAGGTGCTACAGCAAGAGTGGATCAAAGGTGTCCTCCTCACCTGTGTGGTTGAGGACCAGGCTCTGGTCAAACCAATCTCCAAGAACGTCAGCATATGCACAC TGACTCCGCCCTCCTCTCAGACAGCAGAGCTGTTCCTGACTGGGCCCCCGCTCCGGGACACGCGGAAACAGAAGGGCCTTCCTTTCGTCTGTCTGCTGGTCGGCTTTGACACAAGCTACTTCACCATCACCTGGAAGGTGAACGGGATGCGCCCTCTGGAGGGAGACAAGAGGGAGCCGCCGAGCAGGAATGACAACGGAACGGAGACCGTGCGCAGCACGCTTGACGCCAAGAGGAGCGACTGGCGCGCAGGCTCTCGAATCACCTGCGAGGCCAGGCACTTGTGCTCTGACAAGCCCTTAGAGAGGCATCTGGTGAAAGCTAAAG ATACCAGGCCACCCACAGTCAAGGTCCTGGCCCCGTCTGACTCCGAGCTGGTGGAGTCCAGCAATGCCAGCCTCCTGTGCGTGGCGTCCGATCTCTCGCCCTCCCAAGCGGATGTACACTGGGAGCTGAATGGGGAGCGGCTCCCGGCGTCCCGTTACTCCAGCAGCCCGCCGCTCCAGGTCGTCGGGAGCAACAACTACGTCATGCACAGCTGGCTGCTGGTGCCGGGGTCCGAGCGGGCAAAGGGCGGGTACTCCTGTGTGGTCACGCACGACTCATCAGAGACGCCAGTGAACCACACCATATCTGATGTGTTCG CCTCGGTGacccgcaccccaccccacgccGTGTTGCTGTGGCTCGACGGGGGACTGATCTGCCTGGTCCACGGGTTCAGTCCAGCCGCCATCAATGTCACCTGGGTCCTGAACAGCagggaggagctgctggagtACAACACCAGCGATGTGTCCagaggggctgatgggaagtTCACCATCTGGAGCTACCTGCGGGTTTCCTGGCAACCTGGGGCCAGGTACACCTGTACGGTGGCCCACGTCACGAAGAATCTGTCAATCACTAGGAGCCAGCCAG ACATCGGCGCAGAGAACGAGTACTTCAACGAAAACACACAGGAGCCACCGTCAGCTGACAGCCCTGAGGAACTGTGGAACACTGTCTATGCCTTCCTCGGCATGTTCATCATCGCTCTATTCTACAGCATCACTGTGACATTAGCACTG ATGAAATAA